Proteins from a genomic interval of Dasania marina DSM 21967:
- a CDS encoding CCA tRNA nucleotidyltransferase, protein MKIYLVGGAVRDTLLGYPFHERDWVVVGGTPQQLLAQGYQQVGKDFPVFLHPKTKEEYALARTERKNGQGYTGFACYSAPDVSLEDDLLRRDLSINAIAQDEQGNIIDPYNGQQDIAAKKLRHVSTAFAEDPLRVLRTARFLARYYHLGFTVADETLQLMQQLSDSGELTQLSRERIWVETEKALHEQSPEQYFLCLQHCGALQQLYPTMPALTPQSVQRLQQARKTCNSSQLFALLFYQAESTNLLKQLKSIKVPNEVSELCQLLQQHADLVLAEQLSAEQILLLLQHCDGYRRGQRFADFLHCCQQINSHNQAYKLKQALTLCLSVDAKALAAQGLSGKDIAQAIQQQRLAIVSNMLSETAP, encoded by the coding sequence ATGAAAATTTACTTAGTCGGCGGCGCCGTACGCGATACTTTATTGGGTTATCCCTTTCACGAACGTGATTGGGTGGTCGTCGGTGGCACCCCACAACAACTACTAGCCCAAGGCTACCAACAGGTGGGCAAAGACTTTCCGGTTTTTTTACACCCGAAAACAAAAGAGGAATATGCGCTGGCGCGCACTGAGCGCAAAAACGGCCAGGGCTATACCGGCTTTGCCTGCTACAGCGCCCCCGATGTTAGCTTGGAAGACGACCTGCTGCGACGCGATCTAAGCATAAATGCCATCGCTCAAGATGAGCAAGGCAACATCATAGACCCTTACAATGGCCAGCAAGATATAGCCGCTAAAAAACTGCGCCACGTGTCGACCGCCTTTGCCGAAGACCCTTTGCGCGTTTTACGCACCGCCCGATTTTTAGCGCGCTACTATCACCTAGGTTTTACGGTTGCCGATGAAACCCTGCAACTCATGCAGCAGCTTAGTGATAGCGGTGAATTAACCCAGCTTAGCCGCGAACGTATTTGGGTAGAAACCGAGAAAGCCTTGCACGAGCAGTCGCCAGAGCAATATTTTTTATGCCTGCAACACTGCGGTGCCCTGCAGCAACTCTACCCCACTATGCCCGCGCTAACGCCGCAAAGTGTGCAGCGCCTGCAACAGGCACGTAAAACCTGCAATAGCAGCCAGCTGTTTGCCTTGCTGTTTTATCAAGCTGAAAGCACCAACTTACTCAAGCAACTTAAAAGTATAAAAGTACCTAACGAAGTTTCTGAGCTTTGCCAATTACTACAACAACACGCCGACTTAGTACTTGCCGAACAACTCAGCGCCGAGCAAATATTACTGTTACTACAACACTGCGATGGCTATAGACGCGGACAACGCTTTGCTGATTTTTTACATTGCTGCCAACAAATAAACAGCCATAACCAAGCCTATAAACTCAAGCAGGCTTTAACACTATGCCTATCGGTTGATGCCAAAGCGCTAGCGGCGCAGGGCCTCAGCGGTAAAGATATAGCCCAAGCTATACAGCAACAACGATTAGCCATAGTTAGCAATATGCTTAGCGAGACAGCGCCATGA
- a CDS encoding TonB-dependent receptor: protein MRKLNINKALLPTLIATAVSSVSYAAPALEEVMVTATKRSVSIQDIPFSINAQSQADIQRSGAGGLEDLSRNIAGLSIQNLGPGQSQVAIRGVSAGQIVRDQPGVKEQVGVYLDESVISLSLFTPDFDLFDLNRVETLRGPQGTLFGSGSVGGTLRYITNQPNFDDVEGLLEADLHTVTDGEEGGHLKGAINVPLSDTVAVRAVGYHTEYAGYIDALGEGGSKKEDVNSGTRSGTRITVKFQPSEKLAITPRVVYQEIEADGNNRQEVYNLYANPYTTTRPAIQLDEREQYLLLDESFSDETLVTDLVVNYSFENFDLTSITSYTERDILVSRDASALTGSVSADFGLPDAGILLPSNLRDTTDVEQTTQELRLSSTNDSPLQWVAGVFYADTDRSYTQRLPTPGYDAYGSLIEANLPLPTGTYLAVANGFPANSPYSADLSYTLEQTAIFGEASYEISDQLQLTLGTRFYDYEESRKHSTGGIFSNADPVSSEKTASDGFTSRIMASYDLNDDTTFNTQISQGFRLGGVNDPLNESLCEGNDLATFGGFQAYDDETLTNYEVGVKSKVGSSMTFNAAAFYADIEDLQVTLDAGSCSSRISFNVPDAHTVGIELELKAQPMEGLELTVATSYIESEFDSTVKDGDGNVLGGVKDGNSLASVPEFQIAATASYYFAADALVSGAEAFVSATIQHVGERYTQPSDQVAGAGNFTHGYTFGGAVGDETTSVDLELESYELLNVSAGLINGEWETVVYVNNVADENVNQSFDRERGGKARLGFRTNQPRTVGVTVRKSF from the coding sequence ATGCGAAAACTCAATATCAACAAAGCACTACTCCCCACCTTAATTGCCACCGCCGTCAGCAGTGTAAGCTATGCGGCACCAGCACTGGAAGAGGTGATGGTCACGGCCACTAAGCGCAGCGTGTCCATCCAAGACATACCTTTCTCAATTAACGCGCAATCGCAGGCAGATATACAACGCTCTGGCGCTGGAGGCCTAGAAGACTTATCTAGAAATATTGCAGGCCTAAGCATCCAAAATTTAGGCCCCGGCCAAAGCCAAGTGGCGATACGAGGTGTTTCAGCAGGTCAAATCGTTCGTGACCAGCCAGGTGTTAAAGAACAGGTAGGCGTCTATCTTGACGAGTCAGTTATATCACTTTCACTGTTCACGCCAGACTTTGACCTATTCGACCTGAATCGAGTAGAGACACTGCGCGGCCCCCAGGGAACCTTGTTTGGTTCAGGCTCAGTTGGCGGCACACTACGCTACATTACTAACCAGCCAAACTTCGATGACGTAGAAGGCCTGCTCGAGGCGGACTTACATACGGTAACTGACGGTGAAGAAGGCGGCCATTTAAAAGGCGCCATTAATGTTCCCTTATCAGACACTGTTGCCGTTCGCGCTGTAGGCTACCACACCGAATACGCGGGTTACATTGACGCCCTAGGTGAAGGTGGCAGCAAAAAAGAAGACGTTAACTCCGGTACGCGTAGCGGTACGCGTATCACCGTTAAGTTTCAACCTTCTGAGAAATTAGCGATAACACCTCGGGTTGTTTACCAAGAAATAGAAGCCGACGGCAACAACCGCCAAGAAGTTTATAACCTCTATGCCAATCCATACACCACAACTCGACCAGCTATTCAGTTAGATGAGCGAGAGCAGTATTTACTCCTAGACGAAAGTTTTTCTGATGAGACCCTAGTTACCGATTTAGTCGTTAATTACAGCTTTGAAAACTTCGATCTAACATCCATAACCAGTTATACCGAACGCGACATTTTAGTAAGTCGTGATGCTAGCGCCTTAACCGGCAGTGTTTCGGCCGATTTTGGCCTGCCAGACGCAGGCATTTTGCTACCATCCAACCTTCGTGACACAACGGATGTAGAGCAAACAACCCAAGAGCTGCGCTTGAGCTCTACCAATGATAGCCCGCTACAGTGGGTTGCTGGTGTCTTTTATGCCGACACTGACCGCTCATACACCCAAAGGCTACCCACTCCAGGCTATGATGCTTACGGCAGCCTCATCGAGGCAAATCTACCATTACCCACGGGTACTTACTTGGCAGTAGCAAACGGCTTCCCTGCCAACTCCCCCTATAGTGCCGATCTATCTTACACGCTGGAACAAACCGCAATTTTTGGTGAAGCCTCATACGAGATTAGCGATCAGCTACAACTAACATTGGGCACACGCTTTTATGACTACGAAGAGTCACGTAAACACTCTACTGGCGGCATCTTTTCTAACGCCGACCCTGTAAGCAGTGAAAAAACAGCTTCCGATGGTTTTACCTCACGCATAATGGCCAGCTACGACCTTAATGACGACACCACCTTCAACACCCAAATATCTCAAGGCTTCCGCCTTGGCGGTGTCAACGACCCACTTAATGAAAGTCTTTGCGAAGGAAACGACTTAGCCACTTTTGGTGGATTCCAAGCCTATGACGATGAAACACTGACCAACTATGAAGTCGGTGTTAAATCTAAAGTTGGTAGTTCAATGACCTTCAATGCCGCTGCATTTTATGCCGACATTGAAGATCTTCAAGTTACCCTCGATGCAGGATCTTGCTCTTCACGTATTTCATTCAACGTACCCGATGCACATACTGTGGGTATAGAGCTTGAATTAAAAGCTCAGCCCATGGAAGGCTTAGAGCTCACGGTCGCTACAAGCTACATTGAATCAGAATTCGACTCTACGGTTAAGGATGGTGACGGCAATGTTCTTGGTGGCGTTAAAGACGGTAACAGCTTAGCCTCTGTTCCAGAGTTTCAAATTGCCGCAACAGCAAGTTATTACTTTGCTGCCGATGCCTTAGTTTCTGGCGCAGAAGCCTTTGTCTCAGCAACGATTCAGCATGTGGGTGAACGCTACACCCAACCTAGCGATCAAGTCGCTGGTGCAGGTAATTTTACCCACGGCTATACTTTCGGCGGCGCAGTAGGTGATGAAACAACGTCTGTAGATCTAGAGCTTGAATCCTACGAACTGCTTAACGTAAGCGCTGGATTAATTAATGGTGAATGGGAAACCGTTGTTTACGTTAATAACGTCGCCGATGAAAATGTAAATCAATCTTTTGATAGAGAACGTGGCGGTAAAGCACGTTTAGGCTTCCGTACTAATCAACCCCGCACCGTTGGTGTAACCGTACGTAAGAGCTTCTAA
- a CDS encoding pteridine reductase: MNNPPVALITGGAQRIGAVICKALHAQGFNIVVHYKSSKQQATDLCNELNTGRRNSAISLAASLDNHNAIKNVIEQAALQWGRLDALVNNASSFYPTPIANASEQQWDDLFNSNVKGAFFFSQAAAPYLQKNKGCIVNIVDIHAQKPLKEHSLYCMAKAALAMMTQTLAKDLPPVRVNGVAPGAILWPEQQGASVLSDKEKQQITQKIPLGRSGCPEDIANTVLFLIKDAPYITGQIISVDGGRSLGM; this comes from the coding sequence ATGAACAACCCTCCCGTAGCCCTTATCACCGGCGGCGCCCAGCGCATAGGCGCAGTAATATGCAAAGCCTTGCACGCACAAGGTTTTAATATTGTTGTTCATTACAAAAGCTCAAAACAGCAGGCCACAGACCTTTGTAATGAGTTAAATACAGGCCGCCGTAACTCAGCCATTAGCCTTGCCGCATCTTTAGATAACCACAACGCTATTAAAAACGTAATCGAACAGGCCGCCTTACAATGGGGCCGCTTAGACGCACTGGTTAACAATGCCTCTAGTTTTTACCCCACGCCCATAGCCAATGCTAGTGAGCAACAATGGGATGATTTATTCAACAGTAATGTGAAAGGTGCATTTTTTTTTAGTCAGGCCGCGGCACCGTACCTACAAAAAAATAAAGGCTGTATCGTCAACATCGTCGACATACACGCACAAAAACCCTTAAAAGAACACAGCCTGTATTGCATGGCAAAAGCAGCGCTGGCCATGATGACGCAAACTCTAGCCAAAGACCTACCCCCCGTACGCGTCAACGGCGTCGCCCCCGGTGCCATACTCTGGCCAGAGCAACAGGGCGCAAGCGTACTCAGCGATAAAGAAAAACAACAAATCACCCAAAAAATCCCCTTGGGCCGCAGCGGCTGCCCAGAAGATATCGCTAATACGGTGTTGTTTTTAATCAAAGACGCGCCCTATATTACCGGGCAAATTATTAGCGTAGATGGCGGGCGTAGTTTGGGAATGTAG
- the folB gene encoding dihydroneopterin aldolase: protein MDIIYIRDLCIETTIGIYDWEREIKQTVSLNVEMGHDIRQAAATDDIAHTLNYKAVAKRLIAFIEASEFLLVETMAEQCAQIIREEFKVPWLKLQVSKPGAVRGSRDVGVIIERGER, encoded by the coding sequence ATGGATATCATTTATATACGCGACTTATGTATAGAAACCACCATCGGTATTTATGATTGGGAACGTGAAATTAAACAAACCGTTAGCTTGAATGTAGAAATGGGCCACGACATACGTCAAGCGGCGGCCACTGACGACATTGCGCACACCTTAAACTACAAGGCAGTGGCCAAGCGCTTAATTGCATTTATTGAGGCCAGCGAATTTTTATTGGTAGAAACCATGGCCGAGCAGTGCGCACAAATTATACGCGAAGAGTTTAAAGTGCCTTGGCTTAAGCTGCAGGTTAGCAAGCCCGGCGCGGTGCGTGGCTCCAGAGATGTGGGTGTCATTATCGAGCGAGGCGAACGCTAA
- the folK gene encoding 2-amino-4-hydroxy-6-hydroxymethyldihydropteridine diphosphokinase, translated as MSQVFVSIGSNTHRYHHIASSLDALQHYFGELIISPVYESVAVGFEGDNFLNLVVGFESVYSVGELQALLKQIEDDYGRKRGGPKFSSRTLDIDILTVDDMVGDVDGVLLPRTEILDNAFVLLPLYNIAPNQLHPTTHKSYQQLWQQYDQASQKLWPVDFEWNETKL; from the coding sequence ATGTCACAAGTATTTGTGAGCATAGGCAGCAACACTCATCGCTACCACCACATAGCTTCTTCGTTAGATGCGCTGCAGCACTACTTTGGTGAGCTGATCATTTCACCCGTGTATGAAAGCGTAGCGGTAGGTTTTGAGGGTGATAATTTTCTCAACCTAGTGGTCGGTTTTGAAAGTGTTTACTCGGTGGGTGAGTTGCAGGCCTTGCTCAAACAAATAGAAGATGATTATGGCCGCAAGCGCGGCGGCCCTAAATTTAGCTCGCGTACGCTGGATATCGATATACTCACCGTCGATGATATGGTGGGCGACGTTGATGGTGTGCTACTGCCTCGCACTGAAATTTTAGACAATGCCTTTGTGCTATTACCGCTATACAACATAGCCCCGAATCAGCTACACCCCACGACGCATAAAAGCTATCAGCAACTGTGGCAGCAATATGATCAGGCTAGCCAAAAATTATGGCCGGTAGATTTTGAATGGAATGAAACGAAGCTGTAA
- a CDS encoding symmetrical bis(5'-nucleosyl)-tetraphosphatase, with protein MTRYAVGDLQGCLKPLQCLLQRVDFKPQQDQLWLVGDLINRGPESLATLRFLKSLGDCTRIVLGNHDLHFLAIAYGTSTPRPHDTLDELLQAPDRDALVAWLIQQPLMHRDPCGDYCMSHAGIAPQWSIAEAEGYAREVEQILQSDKAIEFFKHMYGNNPAGWQQDLQGWPRYRTITNYFTRMRYCGPQGELDLNNKSNIAPANFHPWFSHPLRSTQQQQIIFGHWAALQGKTNSDNIFALDTGCAWKGHMSLMNLETQQIEICDCGEDQSLVPSS; from the coding sequence ATGACCCGCTACGCTGTAGGCGATCTACAAGGCTGTTTAAAACCTCTGCAGTGTTTGCTGCAAAGGGTGGATTTTAAGCCGCAACAGGATCAACTCTGGCTGGTGGGTGACTTAATCAACCGCGGCCCCGAATCTTTAGCGACGCTACGTTTTTTAAAATCTTTGGGCGACTGCACCCGCATAGTCTTGGGCAACCACGACTTACATTTTTTAGCCATCGCCTATGGTACTTCTACCCCTAGACCTCACGATACTCTGGATGAATTATTACAGGCCCCCGACCGGGATGCGTTAGTGGCTTGGTTAATTCAGCAGCCGTTAATGCACCGCGACCCCTGCGGCGATTACTGCATGAGCCACGCCGGCATTGCACCGCAGTGGTCTATAGCCGAGGCCGAAGGCTACGCACGCGAAGTAGAGCAGATTTTACAAAGCGATAAGGCCATCGAATTTTTTAAGCATATGTATGGCAACAACCCAGCGGGCTGGCAACAGGATTTACAGGGCTGGCCGCGCTACCGCACCATCACCAATTATTTTACCCGCATGCGCTACTGCGGCCCTCAAGGCGAGTTAGATTTAAACAACAAAAGCAATATCGCCCCGGCAAACTTTCACCCGTGGTTTAGCCACCCACTGCGCAGCACTCAGCAACAACAAATCATCTTTGGCCACTGGGCAGCGCTACAAGGAAAAACCAACAGCGATAATATTTTTGCCCTAGACACCGGCTGCGCCTGGAAAGGGCATATGTCATTAATGAACTTAGAAACACAACAAATAGAAATCTGTGATTGTGGGGAAGACCAGTCTCTAGTTCCTAGTTCCTAG
- the rsmA gene encoding 16S rRNA (adenine(1518)-N(6)/adenine(1519)-N(6))-dimethyltransferase RsmA, translating to MTEHRARKRFGQNFLTDHGIIHRIARSIKAGPNDHLVEIGPGQGALTDELLAAGAPLDAIELDRDLVPILQQRFADEAHFTLHQGDALAFDFASLQKNDEQLRIVGNLPYNISTPLIFHLLTHQHLIKDMHFMLQLEVVQRMSAQPSTKNYGRLGIMCQYYCKVEMLFEVPPESFDPKPKVQSAIVRLTPHQELPHVAKDLSKLDSVLRTTFNMRRKTLRNSLKQLFSEADIEALGIDPSARPETLSLEEFVRLSNAIS from the coding sequence ATGACAGAGCATCGCGCCAGAAAACGCTTCGGCCAAAACTTTTTAACCGACCATGGGATTATTCATCGTATAGCGCGCTCTATTAAAGCTGGACCTAATGATCACCTGGTAGAAATAGGCCCCGGCCAAGGCGCCTTAACCGACGAGCTATTAGCCGCCGGCGCACCGCTGGATGCCATAGAGCTAGATCGCGACTTAGTGCCCATACTGCAGCAGCGCTTTGCCGACGAGGCGCACTTCACTCTGCACCAAGGTGACGCACTGGCCTTTGATTTTGCCTCACTGCAAAAAAACGATGAGCAACTGCGCATAGTAGGCAACCTGCCCTATAATATTTCTACACCGTTAATCTTTCACCTGCTAACTCATCAGCACCTGATTAAAGACATGCATTTTATGCTGCAGCTGGAAGTGGTACAGCGTATGTCGGCACAACCCAGTACTAAAAACTACGGCCGCCTAGGCATCATGTGCCAATACTATTGCAAGGTAGAAATGCTGTTTGAAGTACCGCCTGAATCCTTTGACCCCAAGCCCAAGGTGCAGTCGGCGATAGTGCGGCTCACGCCGCACCAAGAACTGCCCCATGTCGCCAAGGACCTAAGCAAACTCGATAGCGTACTACGCACCACGTTTAATATGCGACGTAAAACTTTACGCAACTCGCTTAAACAATTGTTTAGCGAGGCCGATATAGAGGCTTTAGGTATAGACCCCAGCGCCAGGCCTGAAACTCTCAGCCTGGAAGAATTTGTTCGGCTCAGCAACGCAATAAGTTAA
- the apaG gene encoding Co2+/Mg2+ efflux protein ApaG, whose protein sequence is MTATPSSHPIVIDVATAFLAEQSAPKHQRYAFSYTITIKNDGDENVQLLSRHWLITDSDNRVQEVRGEGVVGQQPTIAPGESYQYTSGALLETAAGTMEGSYQMISASGELFEAPVATFSLIHPSALH, encoded by the coding sequence ATGACCGCCACCCCCAGTTCACACCCTATTGTTATAGACGTAGCCACGGCCTTTTTAGCGGAGCAATCAGCCCCTAAACACCAACGCTATGCCTTCTCTTATACCATCACCATTAAAAATGATGGCGATGAAAACGTACAGCTATTAAGCCGCCACTGGTTGATTACCGACAGCGACAACCGCGTGCAGGAAGTGCGCGGCGAAGGCGTAGTCGGGCAACAGCCCACCATCGCCCCCGGCGAGAGCTACCAGTACACCAGCGGTGCTCTTTTAGAAACCGCAGCCGGCACGATGGAAGGCAGCTACCAAATGATTAGCGCCAGCGGAGAATTATTTGAGGCCCCTGTCGCCACCTTTTCACTGATACACCCCTCGGCGCTACATTAA
- a CDS encoding LysE family translocator: MTLTQWSSLLLVCALGAAMPGPSLAVVVQNTLRGGFSQGAVTALFHALGVGVYALLTVTGLAVLMLAMPTVFWLIKIAGALYLIYLGFNVLRAANSPQSGEQPRQQATVSSAREGFFIAFLNPKLLIFFTALFSQFLHADLTWLHKGILVATVTVVDGLWYCLVALLSSQGFMQQRFAEHTVWLQRLFAAVLVLVGLRLIFFSL, translated from the coding sequence ATGACGTTAACGCAGTGGTCATCTTTGCTGTTGGTGTGTGCTTTAGGGGCGGCTATGCCTGGTCCCAGCTTGGCGGTGGTGGTGCAAAACACGCTGCGCGGTGGTTTTTCTCAGGGGGCGGTGACGGCGCTATTTCATGCCTTGGGGGTGGGGGTTTATGCGCTGCTGACGGTGACCGGGCTGGCGGTATTGATGTTGGCTATGCCTACGGTGTTTTGGCTGATTAAAATAGCCGGGGCCTTATATCTAATCTATCTAGGCTTCAATGTGTTGCGGGCTGCCAATAGCCCTCAATCCGGTGAGCAGCCGCGCCAGCAGGCAACTGTTAGTAGCGCTAGGGAAGGTTTTTTTATCGCCTTTTTAAACCCCAAGCTGCTGATATTTTTTACCGCCTTATTTAGCCAGTTTTTACATGCTGATTTAACTTGGCTGCACAAAGGCATCTTAGTGGCTACGGTTACAGTAGTGGATGGCCTGTGGTATTGCCTAGTGGCGTTATTATCAAGCCAAGGGTTTATGCAGCAGCGTTTTGCTGAGCATACGGTTTGGCTGCAGCGCTTATTTGCTGCGGTGTTAGTGTTGGTGGGGTTGAGGTTGATTTTTTTCAGTCTCTAG
- the tsaD gene encoding tRNA (adenosine(37)-N6)-threonylcarbamoyltransferase complex transferase subunit TsaD encodes MRVLGIETSCDETGIALYDSEQGLLAEALYSQIEIHAEYGGVVPELASRDHIRKTLPLIEQVLVEAGLGRSDIDAVAYTSGPGLVGALMVGAMIGRGLAYALQVPAIGVHHMEGHLLAPMLEDHPPEFPFIALLVSGGHTQLVRVDGIGQYKLLGESLDDAAGEAFDKAAKMLGLTYPGGPMVAKLAEQGDNSRFEFPRPMVKHPGLDFSFSGLKTFTLNTVNKHKNEQGELDAQTQADIACAFQQAVVSTLVIKCKRALQQEDLKRLVIAGGVSANKKLRADLATALAKIKAQVFYARPEFCTDNGAMIAYAGCQRLVAGQQDGLAVKTRPRWPMDQLSAI; translated from the coding sequence ATGCGTGTATTGGGTATAGAAACCTCCTGTGATGAAACCGGCATAGCCTTGTACGACAGCGAGCAGGGCCTGTTGGCAGAAGCCTTGTACAGCCAAATTGAAATACATGCCGAATACGGTGGCGTGGTGCCAGAGCTGGCTTCGCGTGATCATATACGCAAAACCTTACCGTTAATTGAGCAGGTGTTAGTCGAAGCCGGGCTAGGCCGTAGCGACATCGATGCCGTGGCTTATACCTCAGGCCCCGGATTGGTGGGCGCTTTAATGGTAGGGGCCATGATAGGCCGAGGCTTAGCCTATGCCTTGCAGGTGCCTGCCATAGGCGTGCACCACATGGAGGGCCACTTGCTAGCCCCCATGTTGGAAGATCACCCCCCCGAGTTCCCGTTTATTGCCTTATTAGTGTCCGGCGGCCACACCCAATTAGTGCGGGTGGACGGTATCGGCCAATATAAATTATTGGGTGAATCTCTCGATGACGCTGCCGGTGAAGCCTTTGATAAAGCGGCCAAAATGTTGGGCTTAACCTACCCCGGTGGCCCTATGGTGGCTAAGTTGGCAGAGCAGGGTGATAACAGCCGTTTTGAGTTCCCCCGCCCCATGGTGAAGCATCCAGGGTTGGATTTCAGTTTTAGTGGCTTAAAAACATTTACCCTAAACACGGTGAACAAACATAAAAATGAACAGGGCGAGCTGGATGCACAAACTCAGGCAGATATCGCCTGTGCCTTTCAGCAGGCGGTGGTCAGCACCTTGGTCATTAAGTGTAAGCGTGCACTGCAGCAAGAAGACTTAAAGCGATTGGTGATAGCCGGTGGCGTCAGTGCCAATAAAAAACTGCGTGCCGATTTAGCCACTGCGCTGGCAAAAATTAAAGCGCAGGTGTTTTATGCGCGGCCAGAGTTTTGTACCGATAACGGCGCCATGATTGCCTACGCCGGTTGCCAGCGTTTGGTGGCTGGGCAACAAGATGGTTTGGCGGTAAAAACACGACCACGCTGGCCTATGGACCAACTCAGCGCTATTTAA